A window from Diachasmimorpha longicaudata isolate KC_UGA_2023 chromosome 5, iyDiaLong2, whole genome shotgun sequence encodes these proteins:
- the LOC135162666 gene encoding late cornified envelope-like proline-rich protein 1, whose product MMKKCGSPNQPAISIIKNSEPSQICPPLCFACPLTCPRPALGPKPIKTEVYLRPDPLCPPYYPMPCPPKVQVISMPMTPPPPPPPAQPRYCVTIKRIPVRPPPPPTPPVSSPCRAICIPGSASCPAWTCP is encoded by the exons atGATGAA AAAATGCGGATCTCCTAATCAGCCAGCAATTTCGATAATTAAAAACTCTGAACCTTCACAAATATGTCCACCTCTTTGCTTCGCCTGTCCATTGACTTGTCCAAGACCTGCACTCGGACCGAAACCGATAAAAACCGAG GTTTATCTTCGTCCTGACCCATTGTGCCCACCGTACTACCCCATGCCCTGTCCACCTAAAGTTCAAGTGATATCTATGCCCATGACTcctccacccccaccccctccagcCCAACCGAGATACTGCGTGACAATAAAAAGAATTCCTGTACGTCCTCCTCCACCGCCGACTCCTCCTGTGTCTTCACCATGTCGAGCAATTTGCA TTCCTGGCTCTGCGTCATGCCCGGCCTGGACATGTCCCTGA
- the LOC135162659 gene encoding beta-hexosaminidase subunit beta-like isoform X3 — translation MCGYLGILMLLYLSGINADWHADFGPWFVPTEGEPWPSVNMRSIQNGFLILRPSTFDIKLNQDCDILTEAKTRYMSIITSESHYARLKFPRPEIRRSLRADLTFKGELEALDIRVAGACEVLPHLHMNESYRLTIIGKTADLFAPSVWGALRGLETFSQLLAFSGQGANLKIQTQTIFDTPKLPHRGLLLDTSRHFFPISDILLTLDAMSYNKLNVFHWHIIDDNSFPYQSKAFPELSEKGSWLPGLVYTADDIKHVMEYARLRGIRVMPEFDSPGHVRSWGESHPEMLTTCYDTTGVPNGRLGPLDPSKEIIWPFLRTLFNEVMDLFQDKYIHLGGDEVPFDCWASNPNVRAFMTRKGMGADFTRLESSYIAELLKIPAAKNKSSVVWQEVFDNNVDITSDTVVHVWTGLWSKELEKVTQAGHSALLSACWYLDHVAGGGDWKKYYRCDPLDFNGADVNRHLMLGGEACMWGEFVDSTNVHQRIWPRASATAERLWSQGVDTIERAARRLEEHTCRMRRRRIPAQPPNGPSVCYA, via the exons ATGTGTGGATATTTGGGAATTTTGATGTTGTTGTATCTATCTGGCATCAATGCTGATTGGCATGCAGATTTTGGGCCCTGGTTCGTGCCCACTGAAGGGGAACCCTGGCCTTCGGTTAACATGAGAAGTATCCagaatggatttttaattctGAGGCCGTCGACTTTTGATATTAAG TTGAATCAAGATTGTGATATCCTCACCGAAGCCAAAACCAGGTACATGAGCATAATCACATCGGAGAGTCATTACGCTCGGCTGAAATTCCCGAGGCCCGAGATCAGGCGATCACTTCGTGCAGATCTGACGTTTAAGGGAGAACTGGAGGCCCTTGATATCCGTGTGGCTGGTGCCTGCGAGGTGTTACCGCACCTCCACATGAACGAAAGCT ATAGGCTCACGATTATTGGAAAAACAGCTGATCTATTTGCACCTTCCGTATGGGGCGCTCTTCGGGGATTGGAGACGTTCAGTCAGCTGCTGGCTTTTTCTGGACAAGGCGCAAAT TTGAAAATCCAAACTCAAACAATTTTTGATACTCCAAAGTTACCTCACAGAGGCCTACTCCTGGACACGTCCCGTCACTTCTTCCCAATCTCAGATATTCTCCTGACATTGGATGCCATGTCTTACAACAAGTTGAACGTCTTCCACTGGCACATCATTGATGATAACAGTTTCCCGTATCAAAGCAAAGCTTTTCCTGAGCTATCTGAGAAAGGGTCCTGGCTTCCTGGCCTGGTTTACACCGCTGATGACATCAAACACGTGATGGAGTATGCGAGACTCAGAGGGATTCGCGTTATGCCGGAATTTGACTCCCCTGGCCATGTTAGATCTTGGGGGGAGTCACATCCGGAGATGTTGACTACTTGTTACGACACGACTGGAGTACCCAATGGTCGCCTGGGGCCCCTAGACCCCAGCAAGGAAATAATCTGGCCGTTCCTGAGAACGCTCTTCAACGAAGTGATGGATCTCTTTCAGGATAAATACATTCACCTGGGGGGTGACGAGGTTCCTTTCGATTGTTGGGCGAGCAACCCTAATGTACGTGCCTTCATGACGAGAAAAGGGATGGGGGCTGATTTTACACGTCTCGAGAGCAGTTACATCGCAGAGcttttgaaaatccctgcaGCCAAGAACAAAAGCTCTGTTGTTTGGCAAGAGGTGTTCGATAACAATGTGGACATTACATCAGACACCGTGGTCCACGTTTGGACGGGTTTGTGGTCCAAGGAACTAGAGAAGGTCACACAGGCTGGACACTCAGCTCTGTTATCAGCCTGTTGGTACCTAGATCACGTTGCAGGAGGTGGTGATTGGAAGAAGTACTACAGATGTGATCCCCTTGACTTCAATGGCGCCGATGTCAATAGACATTTGATGTTAGGAGGAGAGGCTTGCATGTGGGGTGAGTTCGTTGATTCCACTAATGTTCATCAGAGAATTTGGCCACGTGCTAGCGCCACCGCCGAACGCCTCTGGAGCCAGGGCGTTGATACCATTGAACGTGCAGCCAGGAGGCTTGAGGAACACACCTGCAGaatgaggaggaggagaatcCCGGCACAACCGCCCAACGGGCCCTCCGTTTGTTATGCTTGA
- the LOC135162659 gene encoding beta-hexosaminidase subunit beta-like isoform X2 yields MPIRRLLHSIGELLVYSNMCGYLGILMLLYLSGINADWHADFGPWFVPTEGEPWPSVNMRSIQNGFLILRPSTFDIKLNQDCDILTEAKTRYMSIITSESHYARLKFPRPEIRRSLRADLTFKGELEALDIRVAGACEVLPHLHMNESYRLTIIGKTADLFAPSVWGALRGLETFSQLLAFSGQGANLKIQTQTIFDTPKLPHRGLLLDTSRHFFPISDILLTLDAMSYNKLNVFHWHIIDDNSFPYQSKAFPELSEKGSWLPGLVYTADDIKHVMEYARLRGIRVMPEFDSPGHVRSWGESHPEMLTTCYDTTGVPNGRLGPLDPSKEIIWPFLRTLFNEVMDLFQDKYIHLGGDEVPFDCWASNPNVRAFMTRKGMGADFTRLESSYIAELLKIPAAKNKSSVVWQEVFDNNVDITSDTVVHVWTGLWSKELEKVTQAGHSALLSACWYLDHVAGGGDWKKYYRCDPLDFNGADVNRHLMLGGEACMWGEFVDSTNVHQRIWPRASATAERLWSQGVDTIERAARRLEEHTCRMRRRRIPAQPPNGPSVCYA; encoded by the exons CTGCTGCATTCTATTg gtgAACTACTTGTTTATTCAAATATGTGTGGATATTTGGGAATTTTGATGTTGTTGTATCTATCTGGCATCAATGCTGATTGGCATGCAGATTTTGGGCCCTGGTTCGTGCCCACTGAAGGGGAACCCTGGCCTTCGGTTAACATGAGAAGTATCCagaatggatttttaattctGAGGCCGTCGACTTTTGATATTAAG TTGAATCAAGATTGTGATATCCTCACCGAAGCCAAAACCAGGTACATGAGCATAATCACATCGGAGAGTCATTACGCTCGGCTGAAATTCCCGAGGCCCGAGATCAGGCGATCACTTCGTGCAGATCTGACGTTTAAGGGAGAACTGGAGGCCCTTGATATCCGTGTGGCTGGTGCCTGCGAGGTGTTACCGCACCTCCACATGAACGAAAGCT ATAGGCTCACGATTATTGGAAAAACAGCTGATCTATTTGCACCTTCCGTATGGGGCGCTCTTCGGGGATTGGAGACGTTCAGTCAGCTGCTGGCTTTTTCTGGACAAGGCGCAAAT TTGAAAATCCAAACTCAAACAATTTTTGATACTCCAAAGTTACCTCACAGAGGCCTACTCCTGGACACGTCCCGTCACTTCTTCCCAATCTCAGATATTCTCCTGACATTGGATGCCATGTCTTACAACAAGTTGAACGTCTTCCACTGGCACATCATTGATGATAACAGTTTCCCGTATCAAAGCAAAGCTTTTCCTGAGCTATCTGAGAAAGGGTCCTGGCTTCCTGGCCTGGTTTACACCGCTGATGACATCAAACACGTGATGGAGTATGCGAGACTCAGAGGGATTCGCGTTATGCCGGAATTTGACTCCCCTGGCCATGTTAGATCTTGGGGGGAGTCACATCCGGAGATGTTGACTACTTGTTACGACACGACTGGAGTACCCAATGGTCGCCTGGGGCCCCTAGACCCCAGCAAGGAAATAATCTGGCCGTTCCTGAGAACGCTCTTCAACGAAGTGATGGATCTCTTTCAGGATAAATACATTCACCTGGGGGGTGACGAGGTTCCTTTCGATTGTTGGGCGAGCAACCCTAATGTACGTGCCTTCATGACGAGAAAAGGGATGGGGGCTGATTTTACACGTCTCGAGAGCAGTTACATCGCAGAGcttttgaaaatccctgcaGCCAAGAACAAAAGCTCTGTTGTTTGGCAAGAGGTGTTCGATAACAATGTGGACATTACATCAGACACCGTGGTCCACGTTTGGACGGGTTTGTGGTCCAAGGAACTAGAGAAGGTCACACAGGCTGGACACTCAGCTCTGTTATCAGCCTGTTGGTACCTAGATCACGTTGCAGGAGGTGGTGATTGGAAGAAGTACTACAGATGTGATCCCCTTGACTTCAATGGCGCCGATGTCAATAGACATTTGATGTTAGGAGGAGAGGCTTGCATGTGGGGTGAGTTCGTTGATTCCACTAATGTTCATCAGAGAATTTGGCCACGTGCTAGCGCCACCGCCGAACGCCTCTGGAGCCAGGGCGTTGATACCATTGAACGTGCAGCCAGGAGGCTTGAGGAACACACCTGCAGaatgaggaggaggagaatcCCGGCACAACCGCCCAACGGGCCCTCCGTTTGTTATGCTTGA
- the LOC135162659 gene encoding beta-hexosaminidase subunit beta-like isoform X1, protein MILLHSIGELLVYSNMCGYLGILMLLYLSGINADWHADFGPWFVPTEGEPWPSVNMRSIQNGFLILRPSTFDIKLNQDCDILTEAKTRYMSIITSESHYARLKFPRPEIRRSLRADLTFKGELEALDIRVAGACEVLPHLHMNESYRLTIIGKTADLFAPSVWGALRGLETFSQLLAFSGQGANLKIQTQTIFDTPKLPHRGLLLDTSRHFFPISDILLTLDAMSYNKLNVFHWHIIDDNSFPYQSKAFPELSEKGSWLPGLVYTADDIKHVMEYARLRGIRVMPEFDSPGHVRSWGESHPEMLTTCYDTTGVPNGRLGPLDPSKEIIWPFLRTLFNEVMDLFQDKYIHLGGDEVPFDCWASNPNVRAFMTRKGMGADFTRLESSYIAELLKIPAAKNKSSVVWQEVFDNNVDITSDTVVHVWTGLWSKELEKVTQAGHSALLSACWYLDHVAGGGDWKKYYRCDPLDFNGADVNRHLMLGGEACMWGEFVDSTNVHQRIWPRASATAERLWSQGVDTIERAARRLEEHTCRMRRRRIPAQPPNGPSVCYA, encoded by the exons CTGCTGCATTCTATTg gtgAACTACTTGTTTATTCAAATATGTGTGGATATTTGGGAATTTTGATGTTGTTGTATCTATCTGGCATCAATGCTGATTGGCATGCAGATTTTGGGCCCTGGTTCGTGCCCACTGAAGGGGAACCCTGGCCTTCGGTTAACATGAGAAGTATCCagaatggatttttaattctGAGGCCGTCGACTTTTGATATTAAG TTGAATCAAGATTGTGATATCCTCACCGAAGCCAAAACCAGGTACATGAGCATAATCACATCGGAGAGTCATTACGCTCGGCTGAAATTCCCGAGGCCCGAGATCAGGCGATCACTTCGTGCAGATCTGACGTTTAAGGGAGAACTGGAGGCCCTTGATATCCGTGTGGCTGGTGCCTGCGAGGTGTTACCGCACCTCCACATGAACGAAAGCT ATAGGCTCACGATTATTGGAAAAACAGCTGATCTATTTGCACCTTCCGTATGGGGCGCTCTTCGGGGATTGGAGACGTTCAGTCAGCTGCTGGCTTTTTCTGGACAAGGCGCAAAT TTGAAAATCCAAACTCAAACAATTTTTGATACTCCAAAGTTACCTCACAGAGGCCTACTCCTGGACACGTCCCGTCACTTCTTCCCAATCTCAGATATTCTCCTGACATTGGATGCCATGTCTTACAACAAGTTGAACGTCTTCCACTGGCACATCATTGATGATAACAGTTTCCCGTATCAAAGCAAAGCTTTTCCTGAGCTATCTGAGAAAGGGTCCTGGCTTCCTGGCCTGGTTTACACCGCTGATGACATCAAACACGTGATGGAGTATGCGAGACTCAGAGGGATTCGCGTTATGCCGGAATTTGACTCCCCTGGCCATGTTAGATCTTGGGGGGAGTCACATCCGGAGATGTTGACTACTTGTTACGACACGACTGGAGTACCCAATGGTCGCCTGGGGCCCCTAGACCCCAGCAAGGAAATAATCTGGCCGTTCCTGAGAACGCTCTTCAACGAAGTGATGGATCTCTTTCAGGATAAATACATTCACCTGGGGGGTGACGAGGTTCCTTTCGATTGTTGGGCGAGCAACCCTAATGTACGTGCCTTCATGACGAGAAAAGGGATGGGGGCTGATTTTACACGTCTCGAGAGCAGTTACATCGCAGAGcttttgaaaatccctgcaGCCAAGAACAAAAGCTCTGTTGTTTGGCAAGAGGTGTTCGATAACAATGTGGACATTACATCAGACACCGTGGTCCACGTTTGGACGGGTTTGTGGTCCAAGGAACTAGAGAAGGTCACACAGGCTGGACACTCAGCTCTGTTATCAGCCTGTTGGTACCTAGATCACGTTGCAGGAGGTGGTGATTGGAAGAAGTACTACAGATGTGATCCCCTTGACTTCAATGGCGCCGATGTCAATAGACATTTGATGTTAGGAGGAGAGGCTTGCATGTGGGGTGAGTTCGTTGATTCCACTAATGTTCATCAGAGAATTTGGCCACGTGCTAGCGCCACCGCCGAACGCCTCTGGAGCCAGGGCGTTGATACCATTGAACGTGCAGCCAGGAGGCTTGAGGAACACACCTGCAGaatgaggaggaggagaatcCCGGCACAACCGCCCAACGGGCCCTCCGTTTGTTATGCTTGA